The genomic segment AAAAAGATAAAGAACCAAATTAAAACTTTCCAATCTTAAAGCATTTACATAGGAGACTTATTTTAATCTTTATTGAAGGAACTCATAAAGAGGATGGTAACCAACAAAGGATATCATCCGGGAACCAGTTAAAATTTTGATGTTGTGTCCTATTATAATTATGTTTATATTTTAAATTGAAAGAAGTTCTTTTTAAAAGAGGCTATCACCTTGACTTTTAATTTTTAGGGAATATTTTAAATTTATGGAAGAGACTTTGTTACTAATAAAGCCTGATGCGATTCAAAGGAAGCTTGTTGGAAAGATAATTACAAGAGTAGAAGAGGAAGGGTTTGAGATTTTAGATATGAAGATGGTTTATCTTCCAAGAAAAGATGCTGAAGAGTTTTATATTCAGCATAAAGGAGAATATTTTTATGAAAGGTTAATTAATTATATGGGGGATAATAAAATAATTGCTTTAAGATTAAAAGGAAAAAATGGAATAAGTAGACTTAGAGAATTAATTGGAGAAACGGATCCAAAATTGGCAAAGAAAAATACAATTCGTGGAGATTATGGTCTTGGGGTTCCGCAGAATAGCGTCCATGCTTCTGACTCCCCTCAGTCTGCTAAAAGAGAGATTGACTTCTTTTTTAAAACTCCTCTAGGGATTTAGAGCTTCTTTATTAAGGAGGAAAGATGATCATACTTACTATCAATTGTGGAAGTTCTTCAGTAAAATATATGGTATATAACTGGGATACACAAAAAGAACTTGCTAAGGGAATTGTAGAAAGAGTAACATTAAAAGGGTCTTTTATAAGACATAAGGCAGAGGGAAGAGAAGAGGTAAGGATTGAGAAAGATTGCCCAACTCATAAAGATGCTCTAAACCTTGTTTTTAGTCTTCTTGTTGATCCGGAAGTAGGAGTTATTAAAAACCTTAACGAAATAAACGCTGTAGGGCATAGAGTTCTTCATGGAGGGGAAAAGATAAAGCATTCAATAAAAATTGATAAAGAAGCTATAGCTTTTTTCAAAAGTATTTATGAACTTGGTCCCTTGCATCTTCCCCCCCATGTAACAGGAATTGAAGCTGCTATGGAACTTTTAGGGAATGTTCCCCATATTGCCGTTTTAGATACGGCTTTCCATTCAAGTATGCCAGAGGTCTCATATATTTATCCTGTTCCTTATGAGTGGTATGAGAAATATGGAGTCAGGAAGTATGGATTTCATGGGACTTCCCATCTTTATGTTTCAAGGAGAGCGGCTGTTCTCCTTGAAAAAGACATAAGAGAGACTAATTTGGTGACCTGTCATATAGGTAATGGAGTAAGTCTAACTGCGATAAAAAATGGGAGGTCTTATGATCACTCTATGGGTTTAACGCCTCTTGAAGGACTCGTTATGGGAACAAGGTCTGGGAGTATAGATCCTGCAATCATCCAGTTCATATGCGAGAAAGAGAATAAAACAGTCTCGGAAGTTATTGATGATCTAAACCATAGAAGTGGGCTTCTTGGAATTTCTGGTAAATGGAGTGATAGAAGGGATATTCTTAGAGAAATGTCTAAAGGAGATAAAAGAGCTGAGCTTGCATTCAACAAAGAAGTTCATACACTTAAGAAATTTATAGGAGGATATATTGCAATTCTTGGAAGAGTAGATGCTATTGTCTTTACAGCAGGAGCAGGAGAAAAAGCTACTCTATTAAGAGAAGCTGTTTGCCTAAATATGGAGCATATTGGAATAAAACTTGACATAGAAAAAAACAAGGAAGAGAAAGGAGAAAGAGAAGCTTTTATTTCTACTGATGATTCTCCAATAAAAGTTCTTGTTATTCCCACAAATGAAGAAATAGTTTTTGTAGAAGATGTTGTGGGAATCCTTAAGGGCGAATACGAGTCTCATGAAACTTATAACTATTCTTTCTCTTCTCCTAATTATAAAAAATGAATATAATAGGAGGAATTGCAAAAGGGCATAAAATTTTTTCTCCTCCAAATGTAAGACCAACAATTGGGAAAGTGAGAGAAGCTATTTTTTCAATTATAGATGTGAGAGGGAAAAGTTTTCTTGATTTATTTGCGGGTTCAGGAGCAGTAGGCATTGAGGCTTTATCAAGAGGAGCGGTTAAAACAGTGTTTATAGAAAGATCGAAGAAAGCCACAGATTATATAAAAAGAAATTTAAAAAAGACAGGTTTTGAGGCAATTGTAATAAATGAGTCTGTTTTTCCTGCGTTAGATAAAATTGATGAGACATTTGATTTCATTTTTATAGATCCTCCATATGATTCAGAATTAATAAGTAAAACTTTAGGTAAAATCAAGAGAGTTTTAAAAAAAGAAACGGTAATAATTATTGAAACTCGCAAAGGAACAAAGTTTTCTTATAACGGTTTTGAAATTGTTAAAACGAAAACTTATGGGGACACCTCCCTTACATTCTTAAAGAGATGAGGATAGCATTATACCCTGGGACTTTTGATCCAATAACAAATGGACATATAGACATTGTCAAAAGAGCTCTTAAGATTTTCGATCATCTAATCTTACTTGTTTCTGACCACTATGGGAAGAGAACTCTTTTTTCTTTAGAAGAGAGAAAAAATTTATGCGAAATTGCGCTAAGAGAAATAAAAAATGTGGAGGTTCAGATCTGGAAGGGGCTTTTGGTAGAGTACCTTAAAACAAGGAAGATCGACGCAATTATAAGGGGAATCAGAGCTATTTCTGATTTTGAGTATGAGTTCCAGATGGGAATGATGAATAGAAGGTTTTTTAAGGATGTAGAAATTTTATATTTCTTCCCTGGCGAAAATTATATTTTTTTATCTTCGAGTATTTTGAAAGAAATAGCTCTATTTAATGGAGATATTTCGGATTTTGTGCCAAGAGAAATAGAGAGAAAGCTAAAAGAACGTCTTAGAGAAAGAAAAGAGAAGTAGTGGGAGTAGGTTCATATAAAGTCTTAATAGAGGTAAGGGGAGGGAAGGGGGGTGATGGCCTTGTAAGTTTTAGGCATTTCCCTAAAAAACCAAAGGGAGGCCCTGATGGTGGAGATGGAGGAAATGGAGGTGGGGTTTATATTGAAGCTTCGGAAAATTTTTATTCTTTGGAGCACTTGAGTTGTTTTGCATCTCTAAAAGCAGAAGACGGAGAAATTGGGGGAAAAGAAAAAAGACATGGAAGAAATGGAAATGACTTGATAATAAAGGTTCCAGTGGGAACAGCTATTTATGAAGGAGACGAGAAGAGTCTGATTGCCGATTTAGTAGAACCAAAGCAAAAAGTTAAAATCGCTAAAGGAGGAAAAGGTGGGAAAGGTAATGCGAGCTTCGCTACTTCTACTAATCATATACCAAAAATTGCCACTCCTGGAGAGCCTGGGGAAACGAAAAAAATTTTACTTATTTTCAGTCCAAAGGTGAAAGTCGCTGTAATAGGACCTCCAAATGTAGGAAAATCTTCTTTAATAGCCACTCTAACCGGGAAAAAGATCGATGTTGCCCCATACCCTTTTTCTACAAAAAAACCACATTTATGGACTCACATTCATAATTTTGAAAGATATACATTCCTGGACACTCCTCCTTTTGTGCCTGAAACTTTTGAGGAAATAAAAATTCTAACGAAAAGAGCAGAAATCCTTCTTATTGTTTTTGATTCTTCGGAGCTTAAAAATTTTAAAGAAATAGAAGTTATGGCAGAAGATTTCTTGAAGGAAAATAGAGACAAAAAAATTGCTATTGTTCTTTCGAAGATTGATAAAACAGACCAAATTCCTTCTTTTATTTCCTCTTATCCAATATTTCCTTTGTCAACAGAAACAGAAAAGGGTATGGATAAATTAAGAAAATTCATATTTGGAAAAGAGTAGATTGCAAAATTTTTCTAATGTCACTATAATTTTTATATGATAGAATTTAATCTTTTAAAATTATCAAATTTAAAATTAAAGGCTTCTAAGTTAAAAGAAATAATTATAGAGAATAAAGATCTTCTTGAGGAGAAAGAGTTTTTTAATAAATTAATTGCAAATAAAATCTTAACAAAAGAGCAAGTTCTTCTCTCGGAAAGAAAGGTGAATATAAAAAATCAAATTCGTGCTCTTCAGGATCACAAGGTGAAAATAATTACGGTTCTTTCTAAGGAATACCCCGAGCCTTTAAAAGAGATAGAGGATGCACCTCCTATTTTATATTGTAAGGGAAATCTTTTCTCGGATGACTCTAATGCAATAGCTATAATAGGGACGAGAAAGGCCACCGATTATGGAAGAACAGTAGCAAGGAATCTTGCTAAAGAGCTTTCTGAACGTGGAATTACTATAATAAGTGGTTTAGCAAGTGGAATTGATACTCAAGCACACTTAGGGGCTCTTCTGAGTGGAGGGAGGACTATTGCTGTTATGGGAACAGGAATAGACTTTGTTTATCCCCCTTCAAATAGAAATCTTGCAAAAAAGATTGTAGAAAATGGAGCATTACTTACAGAACTACCACCGAATTCTCCAGCGCTTCCTTATCACTTTCCTTCAAGAAATAGAATTATAAGTGCACTCTCTAAAGCAGTAATTGTGGTTGAAGCTTCTCTCCAAAGTGGTGTTTTCTCTACAGTGAGATGGGCTCTTGAATATGGAAAGGATGTTTATGCTGTCCCTGGAGATATAAATAGAAAAAGTTCAATGGGAACAAATGAACTCCTAAAAAATGGAGCTTTTCCTCTAACAAGTTACGAAGATTTATTAAATAATACAAAACTTTCGGTTAAAGAAAAAGAAGAAAAAAGGATCCCCGCTTTAGATGAAAAGGAGCAAAAACTGTTCGAGGTTTTAAATACAATGCCCAAGAGTATTGATTTATTAGTAAAAGAAGTTGGATATACCCCTCAAGTTGTTATAGCTACGCTGGCTTCCCTTGAAATAAAAGGGCTTGTAAGAGAATTGCCGGGAAAAAGGTTTATAAAAGAAGAATGATTGGAATAATAGATATTGGGAATACCTTCTTTCACTGTGGACTATTTAAGAGTTTTGAACTTATAAAAGTTAAAAGGACTCTGAGTCCTCTTGAAGTTAAAAATTTCTTTAAAAAAGTGAAAGATATTCTATGTATTTCTGTTGTTCCTTCAAAAAAGAAGTTGATTGAAGAAGTTCTTGAAGTTGAATTGATTTCTTTTCCTTCTCATCTTATCCAATTGAGTTATAGCTCAAAACCTGGAGAAGATAGGCTTGCCAATGGTATTGGAGCTATGGAAGTGAGTGGATTACCTGTGATTGTTGTTGATTGTGGAAGTGCAATAACGATCGATCTCTTTAGCGACCCAGATGATTCTAAATTTTTGGTTAAGTTTGAGGGAGGTGCTATCTTACCTGGACTTTCTTTATATTTTGAAGCCATCTATACTGCAGGAGCTTTGCTTCCCTCTATATCTCCTCAATTTGTTAGTAGTATTGGAAAAACAACAGAGGATTGTATAAAATTTGGCGCTTATGGATGTTTTGTTGGAGGGATGAAGGAAATTTTACTAAGACTGGATTATAAAAATAAAAATCTTATATTTACAGGTGGGGATGGGAATAAATTTTCTTCTTTTTTTGGAGCAAAATATGAGCCCAATTTAACTTTGAAAGGAGGAGTCGTTGCCTATAACAAGCTCTGCTCTTGAAACAATGCTATTAGCGGAAAATTTGGTAAGGGATATTTTTAAGCCTACTTGTGTTGCTCTTTTCGGAGAATTGGGTTCAGGTAAAACGGTTTTCGTTAAAGGGTTAGCAAAAGGACTTGGGATAAAAGAAGAAATAAGAAGCCCAACTTTTGTCTTAATGTGTTCCTATTATGGGAGAATGAAATTAAATCACATTGATCTTTATAGAATAGAAAGAGAGGAAGAATTTTTCCCTCTTGAAGAAGTTTTAAGTGAAGGAATTACAGCTATAGAGTGGGCGGAAAAGGTAAAGGAAATTCTACCCCCAAAAAGAATAGAAGTTAAATTTAAAATCCTTTCACAAAATAAAAGGGAGATAATAATAGATGATTATAGGGATTGATTGTAGTAGTAAAGAAGGGGGGATTGCCACTTCTCCTAATGTTTTTTATCCTATTGAGATAGTAGAAGATATTCCATTTAAGCTGAAGGATTTGAATATAAAAAGTGAAGATATTGAGAAGGTATTGATAACTTATGGACCTGGATCTTTTACAAGCCTGCGAGTGGGACTTGTTATTGCTCAAGGGATTGCATTACCTAAAAATACACCAATTCTAGGATATTCTACCTTCTATGCAATGATAGAAGGGATTCCGGAAGGGGATCTTTTCCCTCTTATTCCTCTAAGAAGTGAAGTGGTTTATGCTGCATATTTTAAGAAAAAAGGAGGGAAAATAGAAGAGATATTTAAAGACAAAATTATCAGAGTAGAGGATCTAATAATTTATCTTAAATCTAATTCTATTTCTTCTCCTATAATATTTGGTAAGGGAGCCGAAGAAAATAAGGCTATATTAGAAAAGAATGGTTTTAGAATTTATCTATGTTCTTTTTCTATAGCTTGTAATTTATTTTCTTTATACAATAGAAATGCAGAATTTGTGGAGAATCCTCTTACCCCTTTGTACATTTCAGAGCCTGGAGCTATCAAAAAACGTTCTATAGCAGAAATCAAGATTAGAGAAATGAAAGAAGAAGATCTTGAGAAAATTTTAGAAATCGAGAGAAGCGTTTTCAAAGATCCTTGGCCTTATGAAGTTTTTTATACTCGTTTTTATTCGGATTTTTGTATAAAGTTGGTTGGAGAGTTCTCCGGAGAGATTGTAGGTTATTTGTTTGGGAGTAAAGAAAAAAATAAGTTTCATTTAGAAAATTTTGCAATTGAAAAGAAGCATTGGAGAAAAGGTTTTGGAACAAAACTTTTAACATATTTGTTAGATGAACTTTCTAAAAATCCTGAAATAAATTCGTGTTATCTTGAACATAGAATCCAAAATAAAGCGGCCTTTGAATTCTATAAAAAGTTAGGGTTCACTTTTAAGGGAATAAAAAAAGGCTATTATGGAGAAAAAGAAGATGCGGTAATTATGGAGATAAAATTTTAATTTAGCTCTTTTAAAAAGGATGCCCAAAATTTAGATATATTTTACCTCTATAGTCTTTAGAAATTTCCTTTGAAGCTCTTGCATAATCAAGGCGTATTACTCCAATAGGAGAACCATAACCAATTCCAAATCCAAAACCTACATTAAAATCATTTAGGGATATTTCCTTCGGTTCCATCCAAAGAGAGCCAAAATCAGAGAAAATTATTGTATATAAGTTCTTGTAAACATTTATTCTAAGCTCTATATTAAATAATAATTCATCTAAGCCACTCTTTCTATTAGGTCTTGGATCAGGAAAACCAATAGAGGCTTCATCAAAACCTCTTAATGAACCATACCCTCCCATTTCAAGACGGATATCAGGGCTTATTTCTAAAGGATCTTCTTTAGGGAATGTAACAATAACTCTTGAACGTTGAGCGAGGACTAATCTGAAGGGAAGAGGATAAAAGGAAGCAAAGTCAAATGTTAAACGGTCGAAATGGTTGTCTCCTCCGAAAATACGTCCTGCGTAGTCATATTGAATAAGTAATCTTAAACCTTTATTTGGATTTAAGATGTTTCTTCTTTTATCAAACAAAAACCTACCAGAAATTCTATTTGTTATACTTATTGTATCTTCTGTTATCGTTGCTCTTTTATATTCATATGGAAAAGAGAGGATTGAGAAAGGTAAAAATTCTCTTTCAAGCACAAACTCAAAAGAAAAAGCTGATTCAAATTCTCGCCTCAATAAGGAAGGGGAGATTATCAGGTTAAAACCGCTTCCGAAAAGATAGGATTCTCTATAACTTAATCTATATTCCTGTTCCCATTCTTTAAATGTTAAAAATTTATTTTCTTCTTTTTGAGGAACCCCTTTGAAATAAAAATCGGTTATTAACCTCTGAAGATTTCCAAAAAGATCCAGATCCCCCCATTTGAAATTAAATAAAGTCTTACGGGGAGATTCGTAACCCATACCTATCTGGAAAAATCTTGATTTTTCCTCTTTTAAAATAAAAGTTATATCTACTGAGTCCTTTTTAACTTTCTCTTCGATCACTCTTATATGAGAAAAAAGTTCGGTTTTGTAAAGGTTACTTTGTGAAAGATAAACTAAAGAAGGCCTATAGAGTTCTTCTTCTTTTATCCTTAGTTCTCTCCTCGCAACTTTGTATCTCACGCTTTCTAAACCTTTAATCTTAATATTTCTCACATATATTTTCTCTCCTTCCTCTATAATTACTTTAAGATAAACTCTTTTTTCTCCTTCATCTAAAAAATACCTTTCTATCTTTATGCTTGCATCCACAAACCCTTTTTCTGCATAACTCGTTGATAAAGCATATCTTCCAGCATCTATAATACCTTCATCGTAATAACTTCCTTTTTTTATTGACAACTTTCCTATTATATATTTTTCCGAGAATATCTTATTTCCTACGATTTCCACACTATCAATTTTACTCCTTGTTCCTTCAAAAATATGATATGTTATAATGAAACCATTTTTCTTTGAATCGAATTCTCCTTCCATTTTTAAAATTCTCATACTAAAAAATCCCCTACTCCTGTAATAGCTTATTAACCTTTGGGGAGTTTCCTTTATAAATTGCTCAACATATTGGTCTCCCTCCTTTATGGGTAACAAATTTTTTAATTTATTACCTTTTACAAAGTGATTCCCTTTAAAATTTATCTTTAAAACTTTAATAAATTCGCCTTGCCGCAGTTCTCCAAAACAGCCATAAAGTAGAAGAAATAAAAAGATAAAGACCTTATTAATTTTTAAGATGTTCTTAAAAATTCCAAAATATTTTTCCAATGGGTTTCTCTTATTTCTTGCTTTGCAGTAACTCGTTTAACTCCTCTGGGTTAGTAGAAACATTCAATGCATCTTTATGAGTTATAATTCCTTGTTGAATTAATTCAATAAGAGAGTGGTTCATTGTTTTCATACCTTCTTTTGTTCTGGTCTGCATAATTGAATATAATTGATGTGTTTTCCCTTCCCTAATAAGTTTTCTAACCGCAGCTATAGAGACAAGTGTTTCTGTGACTAAGATTAATCCTCCATTTTTTCTATTCTTTACCAGGTCTTGAGAAATTATTCCAAGTAAATTTGCAGAAAGTTGAAGTCGAATTTGACGTCTTTGATGAGGAGGGAAAATGTTAATGATTCTGTCAATTGTTTGAATAGCACCTCTTGTGTGTAGAGTAGAAAGGACTAAATGACCTGTTTCCGCTGCTGTAATAGTCATCTGAATAGATTCTCTATCTCTCATTTCCCCAACAACGATTACATCCGGATCCTGACGGAGAGCAAATTTCACAGCTGTAGCGAAAGAATGGGTATCATTTCCTACCGCTCTTTGGTCAATAATTGATTTTTTATCTTCATATAAGAATTCTATTGGGTCTTCTATTGTTATTATATGAACCCCTTTATTTTTATTTATATGTTCAACTATAGAGGCAATAGTTGTTGATTTTCCACTTCCAGAAGGTCCTGTAATCAAGAGAAGCCCTCTTGGTCTTCCCGCGAATTCTTTTAAGATCTTTGGAAGATTTAGGCTATCAATATCCGGAATATCTTTTGGGATAAGTCTAAAAACGATCCCCATCGCTCCTTTTTGCATAAAAACATTTACTCTAAACCTGGAAAGCCCTGGGACATTTACTGCAAGATCCATTTCCTTTTCTTTCTCAAATCGCTCTAATTGTTTCGATGACATAATATTCTTTGCTACATTACCTATATCCTCTTGAGTAACAATAGGGTAATTTTCCCATCTAATGAGGTCTCTATTTTTCTTTATAATTGGATGAGAATTAACTTTAAGAATAAGATCTGAAATCCCCTCCTTTTTCATCCTATTTAGAAGTTCTCCAATATTAATAGCCATTTAACCCCTCGCCAAAGAAGCTTCAAATAAATTTGGATTAGAGGCTTTTGAAAGAGCTTCTTCGTAATCCACAAGACCTCTAAGATATAGATCCTTTAGATAATCATCAAGTAACTTCATTCCAAATTGTCCACCTGCTTTTATTATGTTATAAATTTGCTCCACCTTACCTTCCCTAATTGCATTCGCCACTCCTTTTGTGCCTATAAGTATTTCGAAAGCTGCAATCATCCCTTTGCCATCTTTTCTTCTTAGTAATGTTTGAGAGATTACAGCTCTAATTGTTGAAGCAAATTGAACTCTAATTTGATGTTGATGTTCTGGCTCAAAAACATCTACTATTCTATCCACAGTTTGTGGGGCATCTGGGGTGTGAAGTGTTGCAAAAACAAGAGCTCCCATCTCTGCCGCATTAAGAGCTCTTTCTATTGTTTCTCTATCTCTCATCTCCCCTACCATTATCACGTCTGGGGTCTGACGCATAACTCTTTTTAAAGCTTCTTCAAAAGAGTTCGTATCTACTCCTATTGCTCTTTGCTCAATTACGCTTTTCTTGTCTTCAAAAACGTATTCAATTGGATCCTCTATTGTTACAATGTGCTTTTTCTGTGTGAGGTTTATCTCTTCAATCATAGCTGCAAGGGTGGTGGATTTCCCTGCACCTGTTGGTCCTGTTACAAGAACAAAGCCATGGGTAGAAAGAGCAATCTCTTTGAGAATCTCTGGCATTTTCCATTCATCTATTGTCTTGACTTTTAAGGGGATAACCCTAACTGCTACACCTATTTTCCCTCTTTGGAGAAAAACGTTCATTCTAAATCTAGAAATTCCTGGAAGTTCATAAGAAATATCAAGCTCCCATTCTTTTTTGAACCTCTCTATTTGTTCTTCGGTCATTATTTCAAAAATTAGTTCTTTAATTTCTTCTAAGGAAAAAGGTTTGTAATTTTCTAATCTTTTTAACTCTCCTTGAATTCTTACAACAGGAGGTTCGTCTACTTTAAGGTGAAGATCTGAACCTCCAAGCTTTACAACCTCATTTAAATATTTTTCAATTTTTGCAGCCATTTATCCTTTCAAAAATACACCCGAAAGGACTCGAACCTTCAACCTTCCCGGCCGGAGCGGGACGCTCTATCCATTGAGCTACGGGTGTAAATTTTTGGAAAAATCTTTATTTTCTACCTCTCTTTTTAACACTTTAGAAGGCTTAAAGGAAGGTAACCACCTCCCAGGGATTTTCACTTCTACATTCGTTTTTGGATTTCTCCCTATTCTACTTTTACGAAATTTGTTTTCAAAAACACCGAATCCTCTGAATTCAATTCTGCTATTAGTATAATAAACTTCTTTAATTTCTTCGAGGAAAGCTTCTATTACTGTTCTTACTTCTTTTACTGGAATTCCAGTCCCTTTTGAAATATTAAGGACAATATCTGCTCTCGTTTTTGTCATAAAATCCTCCTTTGTAATTTTGTTAAGATATTTAATTACATTTACTTATAAGTAAGTATATAAACAAAAAATAAAGTAATGTCAAGGGGTTATTTTTTCTTTATCTCTTCTTTTAAAAGTTCGCTCGCTATAACAAGTTTTTGTATTTCGTTAGTTCCTTCGTAAATTTGAGTAATTTTTGCATCTCTCATCATTTTCTCTACAGGATAGTCTTTCATATACCCATAACCCCCAAAGACTTGTATTGCTTCAATCGTCACTTCCATTGCTACATCAGAAGCAAATAGCTTTGCCATTGAAGATTCTTTAGAAATTCTCTTTCCTCCTCCATCTATATACCTTGCAACCTGGTAAGTCAAAGCTCTTGCTGCTTCTACTTTTGTTGCCATTTCCGCAAGTTTAATCTGAATAGCCTGAAATTCACCAATCTTTTTCCCAAATTGTTTTCTTGTATTTGCATAAGAAACAGCTTCTCTTAAGGCACCTTCTGCTATCCCAACCGCCTGAGCTGCTACACCCACTCGAGAATTATCAAATGTTTTCATAGCTACCATAAAACCAGCACCTTCTCTTCCTATTAAATTTTCTTTGGGGACTTTACAATTTGTAAAGACAAGCTCCCTTGTGGCAGCCGCTCTTATCCCTAGTTTGTCCTCTTCTTTACCGAAAGAAAATCCTTCGTAACCTTTCTCTACAATTATTGCAGATAGTCCTCTTATACCTCTCTCTGGATCTGTAGAGACAATAACACAATATATATCAGCTTCTCCTGCGTTAGAAATAAATATTTTATTCCCATTCAAAATATAATAATTCCCGTCATCTTTTGCTTTAAGTTTTACATTCCCTGCATCAGAACCAGCCTCTGGCTCAGTTAAGGCAAAGGCAGCCCATTTTTCTCCTCTTCCTATTAATGGTAGATATTTCTTTTTCTGGTCTTCGCTTCCGAAAAGGATTATTGGTATTGCTCCAAGGCCGTTCGCGGCATAAGCTGTTGCTACTCCTCCATCCACAATAGAAATTTCTTCTATAGCAAGACACATCCCAAACATTCCCATCCCTAGGCCTTCATATTCCTCAGGGATAAAAACTCTTAAAAGATCAGATCTACCTAATTCTTCCTTAATTTCTGGAGCGAGTTTACTTTCTCTATCCATCTTCTCTCTTAAGGGCTTTATTTTCTCTTCTGCGATGGCTCTTGCGACTTCCTTTATCATTTGTTGTTCTTCGGTAAGATTATAATCCATATTACCTCCTTTAAAGTTATTTGTTGTTCTATAAAATTTCAAGATTGGCTTTCTTTTAAAATCAAGCTTGATAAAATCTTTATGTGTTCTGGAGTTGTTCCGCAACAGCCTCCAATAAGTGTTGCTCCTCTTTTATAACATTCAAGGGTAGAAATAGCAAAATTTTCAGGGTTCATATAAAAAGTCTTTCCTTCTCTTATTTCTGGCTTACCAGCATTTGGCTCGGCTATTATAGGTAAAGAGGTCATATTTTTGAAAATAGAAACCACATTAGCCATCTCTAAAGGTGTGAGTTCTCCACAATTGGTTCCTATTATATCTGCTCCTTCTTTAGATAGTTGTAAGGCACAATCCCTAACAGAATCCCCCATTATTGTTCTCCCTCCATTTTTATCTGTATGAAAACTCATTGATACAATAGTAGGAAGATTCGAAGTATCCTTACAAGCACGTAAGGCCCAAATACCCTCTCGGAGATCAGTGATTGTCTCGATTATAAAACCATCCACCCCTTCTTCTAAAAGATATGAAGCTTGTTCTTTAAAGGCTTCGTAAAAATCTTTCTCTTTATAAGATCCATAAGGCTCAAGTAATTGTCCTGTAGAGCTAATATTCCCAAGAATAAAAACTTTATCCTGAGCTGCAGTTTTTGCA from the candidate division WOR-3 bacterium genome contains:
- the rimI gene encoding ribosomal protein S18-alanine N-acetyltransferase — protein: MIIGIDCSSKEGGIATSPNVFYPIEIVEDIPFKLKDLNIKSEDIEKVLITYGPGSFTSLRVGLVIAQGIALPKNTPILGYSTFYAMIEGIPEGDLFPLIPLRSEVVYAAYFKKKGGKIEEIFKDKIIRVEDLIIYLKSNSISSPIIFGKGAEENKAILEKNGFRIYLCSFSIACNLFSLYNRNAEFVENPLTPLYISEPGAIKKRSIAEIKIREMKEEDLEKILEIERSVFKDPWPYEVFYTRFYSDFCIKLVGEFSGEIVGYLFGSKEKNKFHLENFAIEKKHWRKGFGTKLLTYLLDELSKNPEINSCYLEHRIQNKAAFEFYKKLGFTFKGIKKGYYGEKEDAVIMEIKF
- a CDS encoding POTRA domain-containing protein → MEKYFGIFKNILKINKVFIFLFLLLYGCFGELRQGEFIKVLKINFKGNHFVKGNKLKNLLPIKEGDQYVEQFIKETPQRLISYYRSRGFFSMRILKMEGEFDSKKNGFIITYHIFEGTRSKIDSVEIVGNKIFSEKYIIGKLSIKKGSYYDEGIIDAGRYALSTSYAEKGFVDASIKIERYFLDEGEKRVYLKVIIEEGEKIYVRNIKIKGLESVRYKVARRELRIKEEELYRPSLVYLSQSNLYKTELFSHIRVIEEKVKKDSVDITFILKEEKSRFFQIGMGYESPRKTLFNFKWGDLDLFGNLQRLITDFYFKGVPQKEENKFLTFKEWEQEYRLSYRESYLFGSGFNLIISPSLLRREFESAFSFEFVLEREFLPFSILSFPYEYKRATITEDTISITNRISGRFLFDKRRNILNPNKGLRLLIQYDYAGRIFGGDNHFDRLTFDFASFYPLPFRLVLAQRSRVIVTFPKEDPLEISPDIRLEMGGYGSLRGFDEASIGFPDPRPNRKSGLDELLFNIELRINVYKNLYTIIFSDFGSLWMEPKEISLNDFNVGFGFGIGYGSPIGVIRLDYARASKEISKDYRGKIYLNFGHPF
- a CDS encoding type IV pilus twitching motility protein PilT, which codes for MAINIGELLNRMKKEGISDLILKVNSHPIIKKNRDLIRWENYPIVTQEDIGNVAKNIMSSKQLERFEKEKEMDLAVNVPGLSRFRVNVFMQKGAMGIVFRLIPKDIPDIDSLNLPKILKEFAGRPRGLLLITGPSGSGKSTTIASIVEHINKNKGVHIITIEDPIEFLYEDKKSIIDQRAVGNDTHSFATAVKFALRQDPDVIVVGEMRDRESIQMTITAAETGHLVLSTLHTRGAIQTIDRIINIFPPHQRRQIRLQLSANLLGIISQDLVKNRKNGGLILVTETLVSIAAVRKLIREGKTHQLYSIMQTRTKEGMKTMNHSLIELIQQGIITHKDALNVSTNPEELNELLQSKK
- a CDS encoding type IV pilus twitching motility protein PilT, with the protein product MAAKIEKYLNEVVKLGGSDLHLKVDEPPVVRIQGELKRLENYKPFSLEEIKELIFEIMTEEQIERFKKEWELDISYELPGISRFRMNVFLQRGKIGVAVRVIPLKVKTIDEWKMPEILKEIALSTHGFVLVTGPTGAGKSTTLAAMIEEINLTQKKHIVTIEDPIEYVFEDKKSVIEQRAIGVDTNSFEEALKRVMRQTPDVIMVGEMRDRETIERALNAAEMGALVFATLHTPDAPQTVDRIVDVFEPEHQHQIRVQFASTIRAVISQTLLRRKDGKGMIAAFEILIGTKGVANAIREGKVEQIYNIIKAGGQFGMKLLDDYLKDLYLRGLVDYEEALSKASNPNLFEASLARG
- a CDS encoding HU family DNA-binding protein; this translates as MTKTRADIVLNISKGTGIPVKEVRTVIEAFLEEIKEVYYTNSRIEFRGFGVFENKFRKSRIGRNPKTNVEVKIPGRWLPSFKPSKVLKREVENKDFSKNLHP
- a CDS encoding acyl-CoA dehydrogenase family protein, with protein sequence MDYNLTEEQQMIKEVARAIAEEKIKPLREKMDRESKLAPEIKEELGRSDLLRVFIPEEYEGLGMGMFGMCLAIEEISIVDGGVATAYAANGLGAIPIILFGSEDQKKKYLPLIGRGEKWAAFALTEPEAGSDAGNVKLKAKDDGNYYILNGNKIFISNAGEADIYCVIVSTDPERGIRGLSAIIVEKGYEGFSFGKEEDKLGIRAAATRELVFTNCKVPKENLIGREGAGFMVAMKTFDNSRVGVAAQAVGIAEGALREAVSYANTRKQFGKKIGEFQAIQIKLAEMATKVEAARALTYQVARYIDGGGKRISKESSMAKLFASDVAMEVTIEAIQVFGGYGYMKDYPVEKMMRDAKITQIYEGTNEIQKLVIASELLKEEIKKK